cctggagtaatgccgtttgaaaattcagctttgccatcatatgaataaatgacattttaaaattagattatagatttttttaatagtaataatatttcacaatattactgtttttactgtattttgtattaaataaatgcatccttggtgaccAATAAGAGAACAATGTAAATATTGACCAACTATTATggaaagcaagaaaaaaaaaaagtgaatacaGCCATTTTTGTCAAAACAACCTCAACAGCAGATAACCTTCTTGTGCCTTTTGAGGTGTTGAGGTGCTCAAGATCAAGGTTATGAAGACTCTTGAAGCTGTTTTGTGCTCTATCTCATTTGCTAATATCCCACACAGTATGAAACACAATCCTAATTTCTTACTTGAAAGACAGAATGGCACACTAAGTGGAGCCATCATTGACTCATGGCTCATTTTTGCAGAAACGAGTCATGTTGAGCAATGCTAATTCTGCACCCAGTAGAAAACTGAGGAGTGTTACTCATAGACCTACTGACCCACCAGCACAACCCTTGCCAATCCTGGATCACAAACTAATGCATGTGCACAAACGCTCGCACACACTTCCATTCATGGGTGGCCCTGGCCATCAGTCATTATAACAATCATTGGGAACAAAGCAGCAATAGATTATTCACTCATGCATGAGGATAGCTCTCTAATATTTAAACTCATTCACATatgtgcaataaataaataacaaattaataagGTTAATAAACAGTgaaacatatttaaacaaaaaatttaaaatttaaatttaaatgcagaTGTAATAATACATAGATTGAGCTTAAAAAGAACTGACCTCAGGTCCTCAGCTCAGTCCAATGAGTCTCAGATGAGCTTATGAGCACTTATTATCTGAGGATACGGTTTAGTCAGTCTCTTAGGATCTTATATTCCCAGTGTTTAAAGTTGCACCCTGAGCAGGTTCTATATTAGTGAGAGAGgacggacacacacacaaaacaagcaCCTTGCCACACACATGCTAGTAATTAGTGATCACGATTTCTGAAAACCTGAAAGGTCAAGGGTTACTGCAAAATGGAGTCCACAATAGGCAGATTTTGTGCCATCTGACATTCGGGGTCACCTCTTCCTTCTGAACTGCTGAGGTCAAAGCTCAAGTTACACAATAAGGACAATGGAAGGAGAGACAAGTGTCTTCATATACTCGGATTCAAAAGGAACTAACAATtaaaccgttttttttttttttagaagtacATTTTTTGAGTTCTGATTAATTAGTTAAGATTCTTTTTCAGCTTTGAAATTTTCTATTAATTTAGGAAAGCCACTTTAATGTTAATTCATGAattcaagtaaatatataaaatgtgttttgttacaTAAAATGCACACATAGGCTACATAGGTTGATTTACCATggacattaattaataaaacattcttcaaaacatcttttcTGTTCAACTGAGGAAAGAAACTCAGATTTGGAACAAGtgcagggtgagtaaatgatgacagaactgtcagaatgataagatattcagttttgttcaaGTTCAGAAGGAGCCGATagacacaaacacagctttCCTCTGCCCAAATATTGCCTCAAACATAGGCTATACCTACTTAAACATTATGATAACACACAGAAAAataggccttttttttttttaaatcagtaaacAATTTTGTACTTACAAAAATGTCCCTAAAATGAACAGATTAATTAATATCcaggcaaaaaacaaacaaacaaaaattaccagtacattttctgatttatttttaacagtgtacatTTTCAATCGGACATCATCTTCACAGTAACTGCTAAAAATGAAGGGATTGGGGGGGGAGTGCTGTTCACTGCTGGAGCGACTCTCTGCTCTGCATACGCGCGCATGCCCGCTGGCACCTTCAGACCGGCCGCGTGCACGCAGATGCTGATGCTGAGAAAACACCGCATCTTCACTAGAGCTATAAACCTCGCGCTTCCCGGCTTTTTAATCGTTGAGGGATTTCGTCGATTTCGCATTATAGCGCATGTAAGGTATAACTGCtcaaacattaagaaaaaagaCGGCTCTTCTCGTCTGGGAGGGGGAGGGGCTGGGAGAGTAAGGGCGGGAGGCGATCCAGTCTAAACTAGTTCTGTACAACACGCCTGGAATGCGACCTTATTCAAATCGAAGCGATTTCTTTCGGACATCAGTTACTCTGGAGTACACCCAAGGCGTTTAATACTAGACACTGACGTAATCTGGACATGTGTCATGTAAGCAGGAGTAACTGTGTTTATTCTTGCgatagaaatgtaaaaaaaaaaagaaaaaagaaaagaagaaaaaaacggATAAAAGATAAATCAAGCACTTCATGTGGGAATCCAAAGAAAGTGTTTCCTATCTCACATCTCGTAGGTATTACTCTcataattcttttaaaaacgGATGATCTTGATTTCAGTGTAGCAGTGTGATTTTCAAATGTACCATAAACGTGTTATACATGAAACAATACATtcgtgttaaaaaaataataataattgtatacttttacaaataaataaataaataaataaataaacaaaaagtctCACGTATCTATATTAGTGGCCAACATGTCTCTCTCGTGCGCATGGCCCTTTGAGAAATACAAAAGGAAGAAACAGCCTTGAACAGTAGGTTTGGAGTCTTGGACATTTGACAACTGCTGTTAGCGGTGGTCGCTCATACTTTGTGATTTTTGTGCACTACACACGACGGTATTCCGAAACATACACGACTGCTCATATTCATACGCGACTTAACGACAAATACGTCAAAAGTCGCTTAGAATTAGCGCACACGGCCATTTGGGGATCTGGGGTCTCGGGAAGAAACGGGTGTTCTGGATGAACTTAAACCCAAGCGTAATATTGCAGTGCAGGACGTGTCACTCACACACGCGTAAAACACGCAGTCCCGCGCACGCTGGTAAGATGCCAGTGGATGAAGCCCGTCAATATTTGcacatgcactgtaaaatgTGCAGCCAAGCCGGGTGTCGAGGATGCACGCAGACTGATGTTGCGCAGCATCGTCGTGACGTTGCTGATACTGCAATCGCACGCGGGGTTCATGGCGACACCTCGCGCATCATACGAAGCCGTGGGTTCACCCTTCtctcaaaacacaaacatgtgaGGAATTTCGCCGGTGTACCGACGGGGGGCAAAAATACTTTGTTTCAAAAAGACACGTTACGGTGTGTCTTTGGTGCTTTCGCCTCCCACTGCCGTCATGTGGCACGGCGCAGCATCCAATCAGGGAGATGAGGAGAACACCCACACCCCAGAATCTGAATGCGGCTTTGGCGCATTATAAATACCGCTTGTGATGCACCGGCAAGTCTCGGTCGTGAGGAAGCTCAGGGTTGCAGTAGTACATCAGTCTTTTTTCTTTCCATAACAAAGAAGACCATCAtccatcttttgtttttctccccaatttcagtttatttcaggCCAGTTGCATGCATTGTTCGTCTCCCAAAATGGTTTGCGAGACTAAAATCGTTGCAGACGAACACGAGGCCATAGCTGGGACCAAAAAAGATTCAATTATAGTTTCCTCCGCGCAAATGTGGACGTCTTCTTCGCCTTCTCCCAGTGCGCTCGAGAGTAAGGTTGAAAAACGGGACCAGGTTTTTATTCGCGAGTTTGAACGTTCAGACCATGAGGAGGTGCGCCGGATCTTCACCGAGGGAATCATGGAGAGGATACCCAATTCGGCATTTCGGGGGCTAAAACAGCAAACTAGAACCCAATTTATCTATGCTTTTCTCACAGGTATGTGGTCAAACCGTGGGTATACGATGAGCGTAACGGGTTTCTCTGCAACATGTGAAAATAAGCTCTGAGCTGTTTGAGTTCATATATAAGTTAATTGTTAAAATGAAAGGATCGAACTAAAACGACGAGCCCAATCAATTCAGACAATTTATGCTcgaaactgtttttttgtttgtttgtattttttcagAGCACgtaatcatgattttttttttttcgttaatAAACCCCAGTGAACATCAGTAAAGGAGTCACAAAGGCAGCAGCAGATCAGAGCATGCGGGACcggtgaatgaatgaatgaatgaatcccGCGCAAGAGCACTGCGTTCCCCACATACGCCTCCTGTTAGTGCACGAAGTTGTGTTTGTTGCCTGTTGAATTATATATTACGTTTTATTTACAGAGAATTACTAACGTGTAATATGTAATGATTTATTTCCttttcatgtttactaatgatTTTCAGTGGTTTTCAACTACAGGCGGTGTAACCGAGCACAGTGGCGATCTGGCTAGACAGCAACACTGAAAATGTACTTATGCCACACAGCTGAAAAGAATGAGGTGTTTTAACAGTGTCCATAAACTTGCATACTATACGCTTAGAGAGTACGCTGCATCACTGTACACATAGTGCGACAATTGGTTCTCAGATATATTAATCACAAATGCTCATTTTTAAGTAGCGAAGACCTTGTGAGCGCATTTTATAGTATGCTGGAGTCGAAAGCACGTCTGTGTTGACAGTAAACAGTGCGCATCGTGTTGCAGTGGAGTGTGTGGATAATGCATGAAGTGAAGCATACACAGTGGCGCAGCGACAGTTGTACTCAAGCGCGCCATCTTGTGTTAACATCCTCGGCATACGCATACTCAGATTTCATTGGGTTTAATTACAGCCCTGTTATAGCGCCCTCCATTGCCCATTAAATTTCCAGGCTGTACAAATGTAGAAAGTTAGtgcctttttctttttaaacaggATACACTGTGTAATTACTTTGCAGTACACCTCACTGCTCAGGGTGTGTCTGCACACTCCTAGTGTGTGCACATTTGATGTCTGTTTGTCTCTCCTCTGCcaaaaatcaaacatttgaTTCTCTTTTCTGACAGGTGTcgtttatttttcttccatttcTCCATAGTAATGTGCTATGTTATGACCAAATCCTTCACACTGACCTTCTGCACACCGTTTATTCTAATGGGTGCACGTTATTACTACAGCAGAAAAGTCATTCTCAACTACCTGGACTGTGCTCTGCATACTGATATGGCTGACATTGAGGCATATTACATGAAACCCACAGGTAAGATGCCATTTcaagcacgcacacacacacacacacaaaattgtcCTCACAACTAGGTTTTCAACATGTTTTGCTACATTTGTGAGGGCAAAATATGGCCCTCAGAATTATAGCCAAACCTGGACATATGacctactgttcaaaagtttgggtctgtaagatttttaatcaatgtaatgTGCTCttgctgaataataataaaaaaaaaaaaagttactgacaaacttttgaatggtactgtaTGCACTTCATGTTTGTCTGGAGATTCTGTGGTGTGTAAGCAGTTCATTGTATTGGTGAAGTCACTGATgcctaatatatattaaaaaaatcactatatattaatatataatgtatgatgTATAAACATGTCTATGCCAAATAGCACCTGAGCACTTGATAGGGAGTATATTTATGCTAATCACTATAAACTACAAATTtcattactgaaatattaacaatattttcCTTCTGCTGCACAATGCACCAGCTTCCCAATCAAACATTTATCTCACCAGAACAAATACTCTCAGGATCGGTACCTGTGATACTGAGGTTAAATACTGCACTTCAGAAGTCCAAGAGGGGATGAATAGCTGATGTGTAGCTTTAATGCGGAAGACTCATGAAATATGCAGAAAGTCTCTCTCAGTTCTGCTCTTGAGGATAACTGTTTGGAGTCATGTGGCCCTATTGATTGAAGGCAGGAAAAATGCTGAGACAAATCGTATTGCggcaaactcagaattacaactATAATCCTTAATgtaccccaaaataaaaaaataaaacatttcctcTTGTAACAAAATTTTAAGCACAAAGAGAACAAGCATAGAATTGTGATAAACTGAGCAAATACTTTTTTGAGGTGGATAAATTAGCAGTAGACGCAGTACAGTAAAGAGACAAACCGTGTATGTGATTGTGATACAGTAGTAAACATACTAATAAATACTGCAGATATCATTAAAAGTACACTTGGAAAGAGACAAAATAATGGAGGTTCGCTAGTGGCTCATCAGTACCCACATGACTTGCAGGTACAAAGTATTCTTTAACTTAGTTGTCTATGATTGGTGTTCTGGAATTGTTTGTCAGATGGTAGTAGCAGCATGAGCAGATTGAGTGCTGGGTGGCTGAAATCTTTTATTACTCTATGGGCTTTCCTCAGACAGCGTTAGTGTAAGGACAGACATTTATTGCCTATGATAAACTCTGCTGCGGCACTTCACGGTCAAATTCAGAACAGCTGCCATACCAATCAACCAGATGCTGCTGGTCGGATTGCTCTCTCCAATTCATCGCTAGAAGTTTAAAAGGGTCTCTTTTACACCCCTAGTGCGCACATATATTAGATCTGGACCTGTGTATGCTATCTGTTTCCGCACACTACTGACTCAGAATGAGTCAAGCAGATTTGCTCTGTCACCGgacactattaaaaatatatgccAACACATaagtttacaagaaaatatcccTGCATGTTAGAGATAAAAAATTATGGGGGTCTGTAAAACAAGTTCATCATAATagccaattcacactgcacCGAGAGACGCAAACCACTGGCGTCAGTAACCAAATTACAGTACGTCACTCACTCAGACATTCCAAGACCAGACAAAAGATAACTGGCATTTGTTGCCAACGATGGTAACACACTGATCTGACAAAACCCAAATAACATGTTTGTTgccctttgtgtgtgtgtctgatggTGCTGTGTGAATTGGCTTTAGAAGTCTATTGTGTGTGCCCTGAAGAATGACGTAAGAGTcacataaaatgataaactgCCATAAAGTTCAAAGGGTCtgtacaataaaacaaatttaattaatcaaggatgcattaattgataattgtgacagtaaagactttttacagaaaatgtctatttcaaataaatgctattcttatTAACTTTGTTAATTAAAGTATCCTTACCATTTTcaaatttgataataataataaatgtttcttgagcactaaatcagcatactagaatgatttctgaaggatgatgtgacattgaagactggagtaatggctgctgtaaattcagctttgtcatcactgggataaattacattttaaaatatattttaaattgtaataacatttcacaatattactattcaaaagaacaatttatttgaaatattaattgttttaaacattataaatgtctttacattttcatttttctaaatttaatgcatctttattgaatgaaagtatttctttatataaaaatagttGTTAGTCCATGGTGCAGACAGTTTCTCTGCGTACAGGCTTCTTTATTTAGTCCTGCATCAAATGAAAGAGAGAATTGAAGTCTGGGGTCAGGAAATGGGGGAAGGTGTGAATCAAAGCCCCGCTGCGAGTATGTATGGTAGTTTTGTTTAGTGGCAGCATGCAGACAAAGGATTCTCCCAAGGGATTTTCTCTCTTGCTATGCTAATGTGGAATCCTGCATCTGAGGAGGGAATGGTAAAAGAATAAAAGGGTTATCTGCCAGGGTGAGCTACATGTTTCTTTAATGCACTAAACACCTATTTGGAGTGGTGTTTAACATTGCAGGGACAGGATTTCTGTCAGACACTTGGAAGATAACAtgagcaaaaaacaaaacaggaagATATTGCTTTAATAATGTGAAAATACACGGACAGATTTGTTATGCTACCTACAAGTCATTAATGACAACGTTAAATGGTATTTGTGCAACATTTAATTTCCTTAATGTGATGTTGCATATTCAGCAGGAAATAATGTGAGATTGGATTTTAATTTTATCCATCTGGATTTGATTGGATCATAAAATGTTGTTCAATATTGTTGGCTAATgttatttttctccattttagtGACCTTTCACATATACAGGAGAAGCATTTATCAGACAGCTGGGGAGGGGGTTGTGCAaatatgtgcgtgtgtgtgtgagagtcaCATAAAATGATACACTGCCATAAAGTTCAAAGGGTctgtacaataaaaaaaaaaaaaaaaatcaaggatCAAATTGATAATTGTGACAGTAAAGGCTTGTTACAGAAaatgtctatttcaaataaatgctattcttatTAACTTTGTTCATTAACGTATCCTTACCATTTTcaaatttgataataataataaatgtttcttggaTTTGATTGGATCATAAAATGTTGTTCAATATTGTTGGCTAATgttatttttctccattttagtGACCTTTCACATATACAAGAGAAGCATTTATCAGACAGCTGGGGAGGGGGTTGTGCAaatatgtgcgtgtgtgtgagtgtgtgagagtaattttatttgttttattgtacaGACCCTTTGAACTTTATGGCAGTGTATCATTTTATGTGActttcacacacatgcacatatttgCACAACCCCCTCCCCAGCTGTCTGATAAATGCTTCTCTTGTATATGTGTTGTGCAAATATGTGCGTGTGTGAAGTAAAGCTAATGAGTGTACAGCAGGACGTTCAGTCACACGGTGATTAATAGTGCTCCTCAGCCCCGAAGCTAATGCAATCATGACACACGCACCTCTCTGTGTGATATAGCAATATGTCGCAACATAGCAGTGATATTCTTAAGACTACAATCTTACAACTACAACTTAGTACTACTTTAAATAGAAAGATTGCAACTccttttacataaatattacactTATGCagtatttgatatattttatgttgtgCTTCTACTTGATGTTCAACTAACGCAGAATAAAGAATGAGTTTCCTGATTTTAGAAGATACTGTTGACTAGATGCTTAATGTGTTGAACAGGGAGGATTTAATCTTGGGAGATAGAAAAGAGTGTGTCAGAGAAGTTAATAGACTTATAAAGATGATTCttaacaaaaaacaattaatatgCAAGATGGAAAATAACATCAAGTCATTGAAAACACATCTGTTCAGACATACCTTTGCCTGTCCATATACAgtacttgtttttttcttggagaAAACCGAGCTCAGTCCCATCTTTGTATCCTTTGGAGCTTCTGTGGGGCAGATGCGACAGTCCTGCCCCTTGCCATATTTATCTCCTTTCTTTCTGCAACTCCATAAGTAATTTAGTTCGTTTAGCAGAACAAAACTGAGCCTCACAAGCATAAACACTGTTTAATATGAGAAAAACAATGTATAAGTTTGGAAATACCATAATCTGCTCCTGTCCTGATCTGACTTACAGATGACAGCTGACATACCTGACAAGAAAAACGTGTTCTTAATCCGGTAATTCCAAAAACACTTACCAAATTCTCCAAGTCGCTGAATTCTGAGAATTATTAAGGCAAGTCTTCAGTGGTGATGCAATCAGCAAACAGGTTTTAAATTACGTCAGTCATGGGACTCACCAATACATTTCAATACCTTTGATGGTGCACATTTTATGACTCTTCCTataacaaaacatttgttttgaaaCAAATCATCTCGACACCCTTTCCATTGCACATTAAAAGATGAAGATAACAATGAGCTAATCACAGATGTGTCTTCCATGTGTTATATTCTATTAATAGCACATTTGGGTGTTTGTAATTCCAGGCAATTGGAATTGAATTTGACTGTCATGATCCATA
The sequence above is a segment of the Onychostoma macrolepis isolate SWU-2019 chromosome 07, ASM1243209v1, whole genome shotgun sequence genome. Coding sequences within it:
- the nat8l gene encoding N-acetylaspartate synthetase isoform X1, translating into MHCSSPKMVCETKIVADEHEAIAGTKKDSIIVSSAQMWTSSSPSPSALESKVEKRDQVFIREFERSDHEEVRRIFTEGIMERIPNSAFRGLKQQTRTQFIYAFLTVMCYVMTKSFTLTFCTPFILMGARYYYSRKVILNYLDCALHTDMADIEAYYMKPTGSCFWVAVLQGQVVGIVAAQGREDDNTLELRRMSVDSHFRGKGIAKVLGRRVLEFAMLNNYSAVVLGTTAVKMAAHKLYESLGFRRVGETEDYTLPGMTRSLLERLFFQIRYSRYRLQLHEE